Proteins from a genomic interval of Treponema brennaborense DSM 12168:
- a CDS encoding pectate lyase family protein gives MSRLRKIIMHGQGVFFAVCAALFCIGCVQLEAANDAESGGTVVSVEIRASDAPTGWASVGAKSNFGGYGGSAVTVSDRAALIAAAKSGGKVIYVDGMIDMSGGMLPSVYDDSTAGLDALIAEKTDGLYSTYASWRTAYAASCKDSADGSSDSALAGYQAALSKAWKAQIQLSVASNTTLIGLTSDSGIAGGTISISGVSNIAVRNMTIRDAYDPFPDMEKNDGFNAEYDGICIQGTSSNIWIDRCTFADSFSNFNKVKTGSGTPGVKWQTYDGLCDIKGNSRNITVSYCKFMNHDKTMLIGSSDSESLSVTRTVTLHHNYYYNCVQRLPMVRMTNIHIFNNYYDADSASYANSYAIGVRKNAAVYAEKNCFGCNIKYSYSGATGTSAKGSLFAAGDSDNSANKGRTDQFATLAAAPFSVPYRYEAADADTLPAFIKANAGAGILPVVR, from the coding sequence ATGAGTCGGTTACGGAAAATAATCATGCACGGTCAGGGAGTGTTCTTTGCAGTATGCGCCGCGCTGTTTTGCATCGGCTGCGTTCAGTTGGAGGCGGCGAACGATGCGGAAAGCGGCGGCACCGTCGTTTCGGTGGAAATCCGTGCGTCCGACGCGCCGACCGGCTGGGCTTCGGTAGGAGCAAAGTCGAATTTCGGCGGATACGGCGGAAGCGCGGTTACCGTATCCGACCGCGCCGCCCTGATAGCCGCGGCAAAATCCGGCGGTAAAGTAATTTACGTCGACGGTATGATCGATATGAGCGGCGGAATGCTGCCTTCCGTATACGACGACAGTACGGCGGGACTGGATGCGCTTATTGCGGAAAAGACCGACGGCTTGTATTCGACGTACGCTTCCTGGCGAACTGCGTACGCGGCGTCTTGCAAAGATTCGGCCGACGGTTCTTCGGATTCGGCGTTGGCCGGATATCAGGCTGCGTTGTCGAAGGCGTGGAAAGCACAGATACAGCTTTCCGTCGCGTCCAATACGACTCTTATCGGTTTGACTTCCGACTCAGGTATCGCCGGCGGTACGATCAGCATATCCGGTGTGTCGAATATAGCCGTACGCAATATGACGATTCGGGATGCATACGATCCGTTTCCCGATATGGAAAAGAACGACGGCTTTAACGCGGAGTACGACGGAATCTGCATTCAGGGGACAAGTTCGAACATCTGGATCGATCGTTGCACGTTCGCCGATTCTTTCAGCAACTTTAATAAGGTAAAGACCGGAAGCGGGACTCCGGGCGTCAAATGGCAGACGTACGACGGACTGTGCGATATAAAGGGAAACAGTCGGAATATCACCGTTTCGTATTGCAAATTCATGAATCACGATAAAACGATGCTCATCGGTTCCTCCGATTCCGAGAGCCTGTCCGTAACGCGGACGGTAACGCTGCACCACAACTATTATTATAATTGCGTACAGCGGCTGCCGATGGTACGCATGACGAACATCCATATTTTCAACAATTATTACGACGCGGATTCCGCCTCGTATGCGAATTCGTACGCAATCGGCGTCCGAAAGAATGCGGCCGTGTATGCCGAAAAGAACTGTTTTGGGTGCAATATAAAATATTCGTATTCGGGAGCGACGGGGACGAGCGCGAAAGGCAGCCTTTTTGCTGCCGGCGACAGCGATAATTCTGCAAATAAAGGGCGTACGGATCAGTTCGCAACGCTCGCCGCCGCACCGTTCAGCGTTCCGTATCGGTATGAAGCGGCGGACGCCGACACACTGCCTGCGTTTATAAAAGCGAACGCAGGTGCCGGCATTCTGCCGGTCGTGCGTTAA
- a CDS encoding pectinesterase family protein, with amino-acid sequence MKFIPAAARRPIFIRAVLVCAAVLCAVTAGCGSTGNGRARTDSDSQDDETPREFTGSFAGYEWTVPGGTVFVVGNRLVVENPAEGIALMLAPEAAAAAAQQFGDRFYAEAVVRPTAKGSGKNKNFGVACRIGKTASGEENFYYAGVNWNGRNQLGTALTPKGLQFGSLVSDTSVWSAVCSDQPYVIRCEYDGGTISGSFNGIPFNKSGKTSYTIKDGETISAGSFGIYTNGDSFELYSFKIGSLDTGRAALKLSSMNGDFITLKEDSTPFVLLNENNWNVRTGTDAAEFRVEAFDDAGTACDFSVSADGAAVRVERTETGFTMTPVAVGSAAVTVSNAADSSVRKLFRCTVSKGLTLTDTDYGSYAAFYPQPGTAGVYEDDVLSITFDGPPVLVEDAVYLYDAASGALVDTIRIGSETVEIPDGTGKTTSYLLKDFMVQIDGNTVYVKPHYGALENGGSYYVVIPDGAICGTVNGKPFTGFDREQKRWAFTTRAAYVPVNAAALKVGTSVAADYRTLQAALNVAADGAVVSLEAGTYREIICYKGGKNVTVAGPAGNARGAGCEIVGINCNAYNGGTHGRAAFYWSGSDLTLKNLTIRNAYDRNIGGTAQSEALFFANGAGKKLAAYNCSFKGFQDTIQTTGKNWFYDCHIEGDTDFIWGYADVALFEKCDIVMLDTSKDAVPASASYVFETRVGSLSSALVPKGYVLLNCTVQAAHGGGNWFGRRATAKDADTDYYDQAAVVNTTVTGTVQAPLWSVGNEPEYRAPDAAGNMNVGWKTYGGSGFRAPAGVPYAGTISDAVYAAEYGNRNLIMNRVFNTDTGAYGPSDSLWNLDPAIFE; translated from the coding sequence ATGAAATTCATACCGGCAGCCGCTCGGCGGCCGATTTTTATCCGTGCGGTGCTTGTATGCGCCGCCGTTTTATGCGCGGTTACGGCCGGCTGCGGAAGCACCGGAAACGGACGCGCTCGGACTGATTCGGATTCGCAGGACGACGAAACGCCGCGGGAATTTACGGGTTCGTTCGCCGGATACGAATGGACGGTTCCGGGCGGGACCGTTTTCGTTGTCGGGAATCGGCTCGTTGTGGAAAATCCCGCGGAAGGGATTGCACTGATGCTTGCGCCGGAAGCAGCCGCTGCTGCAGCGCAGCAATTCGGCGATCGATTCTATGCGGAAGCCGTGGTGCGGCCGACGGCGAAAGGTAGCGGGAAAAACAAGAATTTCGGCGTCGCGTGCCGAATCGGAAAAACCGCTTCCGGTGAGGAGAATTTTTACTACGCGGGCGTCAACTGGAACGGCCGCAATCAGCTGGGAACGGCGTTAACGCCGAAAGGATTGCAGTTCGGCAGTTTGGTCAGCGACACGTCGGTATGGAGCGCGGTATGTTCCGATCAGCCGTACGTTATCCGCTGCGAGTATGACGGCGGAACGATTTCCGGTTCGTTCAACGGTATTCCGTTCAATAAGAGCGGTAAAACGTCCTATACGATCAAAGACGGTGAAACCATTTCCGCCGGTTCGTTCGGTATCTATACCAACGGCGACAGCTTTGAATTGTATTCGTTTAAAATAGGTTCGCTTGATACCGGACGCGCGGCGCTCAAACTGTCGTCTATGAACGGTGATTTTATTACGCTTAAAGAAGACAGTACGCCGTTTGTCTTGTTAAATGAAAATAACTGGAATGTAAGAACGGGTACAGATGCGGCGGAATTCCGTGTTGAAGCGTTCGACGATGCCGGCACCGCGTGCGATTTCAGCGTGTCAGCCGACGGCGCGGCGGTTCGCGTTGAGCGGACGGAAACCGGTTTCACGATGACGCCGGTTGCTGTCGGCAGTGCGGCGGTTACGGTTTCCAATGCGGCCGATTCATCCGTCCGGAAGCTGTTCCGCTGCACTGTGTCGAAAGGGTTAACGCTGACCGATACCGATTACGGATCGTATGCGGCGTTTTATCCGCAGCCGGGAACGGCCGGTGTGTATGAAGACGACGTGCTTTCAATCACGTTCGACGGACCGCCCGTTTTAGTTGAAGACGCGGTGTATTTGTATGATGCGGCGAGCGGTGCGCTCGTTGATACGATACGGATCGGAAGTGAAACCGTTGAAATTCCCGACGGAACGGGAAAAACGACTTCATATCTGCTCAAGGATTTTATGGTTCAGATTGACGGAAATACGGTGTACGTTAAACCGCATTACGGCGCGCTTGAAAACGGCGGCTCGTATTACGTCGTGATTCCCGACGGCGCGATTTGCGGAACGGTGAACGGCAAGCCGTTTACCGGTTTTGATCGGGAGCAAAAACGGTGGGCGTTTACGACGCGCGCCGCGTACGTACCGGTGAACGCCGCCGCTTTAAAAGTGGGAACGTCCGTCGCCGCCGATTATCGGACGCTGCAGGCTGCGCTGAACGTCGCGGCCGACGGGGCGGTCGTTTCGCTTGAAGCGGGTACGTATCGTGAAATTATCTGCTACAAAGGCGGAAAAAACGTTACGGTTGCGGGACCTGCCGGAAACGCACGCGGCGCCGGATGCGAAATCGTCGGTATCAACTGCAACGCGTACAACGGCGGAACGCACGGCCGGGCGGCGTTTTACTGGTCGGGATCCGATTTGACGCTGAAAAATCTGACGATTCGGAATGCGTACGATCGGAATATCGGCGGAACGGCCCAGTCGGAAGCGTTGTTTTTTGCAAACGGTGCGGGTAAAAAATTGGCTGCGTATAACTGTTCGTTCAAAGGTTTTCAGGATACGATTCAGACGACCGGCAAAAACTGGTTTTACGATTGCCATATAGAAGGAGACACGGATTTTATCTGGGGATACGCGGACGTCGCGCTGTTTGAAAAGTGCGATATCGTGATGCTCGACACGTCGAAAGACGCCGTTCCCGCCAGCGCGTCGTACGTTTTTGAAACGCGCGTGGGAAGCCTTTCATCTGCGCTCGTGCCGAAGGGATACGTTCTGCTGAACTGCACGGTGCAGGCTGCTCACGGCGGCGGCAACTGGTTCGGCCGGCGCGCGACGGCAAAGGACGCTGACACCGATTACTATGATCAGGCCGCCGTCGTCAATACGACGGTAACCGGAACCGTACAGGCTCCGTTGTGGTCAGTGGGCAACGAGCCGGAATATCGTGCGCCGGATGCGGCGGGAAATATGAACGTCGGCTGGAAAACGTACGGAGGCAGCGGATTTCGCGCTCCTGCCGGCGTTCCGTACGCGGGCACGATATCGGACGCGGTGTATGCGGCCGAATACGGAAACCGAAACCTCATCATGAATCGCGTGTTCAATACGGATACGGGCGCGTACGGACCTTCCGATTCGTTGTGGAATTTGGATCCGGCGATTTTCGAGTAA
- a CDS encoding cation diffusion facilitator family transporter gives MRKSKPFSEISLIKFVTIVNFAFAVGGLFFAFVSKSQSVLFDALYSFTSSFFTLISARVVQLVKRGDDRQFQFGYGSFEPLFIVIRTMFILTMNCALAYAALKTLLGGGAVIGAESAALYTLISVCVCAAVSVVLRIAAKKTDSPVLSAEAKSWVNDTLLSVSVLAAFCCIFVLRRTRAAFVIPYIDSGMTLLFIVLLVPQFVRQLGDNIQELLTAAPPVDIQQELDAVIRPYVAAYDLAGFKTYSTKRGRTLYIVVHVYLKHDVPIKRVDVVRKAMIRDIRNYWHYSDTDIVFTLDKTWIPLSFPHGESS, from the coding sequence ATGAGAAAATCGAAACCTTTTTCCGAAATATCCCTTATCAAATTCGTTACGATCGTCAACTTTGCGTTCGCGGTGGGCGGATTGTTCTTCGCGTTCGTCTCGAAGTCCCAGTCTGTTTTATTCGACGCGCTGTATTCGTTTACGTCGAGCTTTTTTACGCTGATTTCGGCACGCGTGGTGCAGCTGGTAAAGCGCGGCGACGACCGGCAGTTCCAGTTCGGTTACGGCTCGTTCGAGCCGCTGTTCATCGTGATACGGACGATGTTTATCCTGACGATGAACTGCGCGCTTGCGTACGCCGCGTTAAAGACGCTGCTCGGCGGCGGCGCGGTAATCGGCGCGGAATCCGCGGCGCTGTACACGCTGATTTCGGTTTGCGTGTGCGCGGCCGTTTCGGTCGTTTTACGGATTGCCGCAAAGAAAACCGATTCGCCGGTGCTTTCGGCCGAGGCAAAAAGTTGGGTGAACGACACGCTTTTGAGCGTGTCGGTGCTCGCCGCGTTCTGCTGTATCTTCGTGTTGCGGCGGACCCGGGCGGCCTTTGTGATTCCGTACATCGATTCGGGAATGACGCTGCTTTTTATCGTCCTGTTGGTACCGCAATTCGTTCGTCAGCTCGGCGACAATATTCAGGAATTGCTGACCGCCGCACCGCCGGTCGATATTCAGCAGGAACTCGACGCGGTGATACGGCCGTACGTCGCCGCGTATGATTTGGCCGGATTTAAAACGTATTCCACCAAGCGCGGGCGCACGTTGTATATCGTCGTGCACGTGTATCTGAAACACGACGTTCCCATAAAGCGCGTTGACGTCGTGCGCAAGGCGATGATTCGCGACATCCGCAATTATTGGCACTACAGCGATACCGATATCGTGTTTACGCTGGATAAGACTTGGATTCCGCTGTCGTTTCCGCACGGCGAATCGTCGTAA
- the pheT gene encoding phenylalanine--tRNA ligase subunit beta, producing the protein MPKIEVNEKLFFNLLGETYDYDTLENRLTCGKAELDEKPDMSVNADDRVIKIELNDTNRPDLWSTGGVARQLRLHKGGTHADYTAFLSKPGTLADCGSRTVTVDPALKEVRPFMTAFVISGKPIDEPMLLDIIQTQEKLCWNFGRKRRSISMGVYRSALIQWPVHYVAVDPDKTSFVPLQCDQPMTCRQILSDHPKGKDFGWILKDAKKFPLLKDDKGEVMSMAPIINSATLGAVKVGDSDLLVEMTGTDMPSLLLATNIVACDFADAGYTILPCKVEHPYDTGFGKTIVAPYYFQEPAHATLHAINKVLGSSLSAAEAKKALERMGNTVSVEAGSDAVLTVLPPPYRNDFLHEVDVIEDVMMGMELSYFAPEKPRDFTIGRLSPVTLFSRKAKTLMVGLGYQEMIFNYLGSKRDYIDRMNIDGKDVIEISNPMSENYQFVRPSIIASLLGAEAGSGNAIYPHKIFEIGKVAFLCGEEVTGTRTRQSLGFVTAAGDANFNTVASEVATLLHFLDHEYCVEESDDPRFIPGRQARLLVNGSAVGVFGEVHPAVLENWAITVPCVAGELDIEALM; encoded by the coding sequence ATGCCTAAAATAGAAGTCAATGAAAAACTTTTCTTTAACCTGCTAGGTGAAACATACGATTACGATACGCTTGAAAACCGTCTGACGTGCGGCAAGGCGGAACTTGATGAAAAACCCGATATGTCGGTAAATGCGGATGATCGGGTCATTAAAATAGAACTGAACGATACCAACCGTCCGGATTTGTGGTCCACCGGCGGCGTCGCGCGTCAATTGCGTTTGCACAAAGGCGGCACGCACGCGGACTATACGGCGTTTCTGTCCAAGCCGGGTACGTTGGCCGATTGCGGAAGCCGGACGGTAACGGTCGACCCGGCGCTGAAAGAAGTTCGGCCGTTTATGACGGCGTTCGTCATTTCCGGAAAACCGATCGACGAACCGATGTTGCTTGATATTATCCAAACGCAGGAAAAATTGTGCTGGAACTTCGGACGTAAGCGCCGTTCCATTTCGATGGGTGTGTACCGTTCGGCGCTGATTCAGTGGCCGGTTCATTACGTTGCCGTCGATCCGGATAAAACGTCGTTCGTACCGCTTCAGTGCGATCAGCCCATGACGTGCCGGCAGATTCTGAGCGATCATCCGAAAGGCAAAGATTTCGGCTGGATTTTAAAGGATGCAAAAAAATTCCCGCTTCTGAAAGACGATAAAGGCGAAGTCATGTCGATGGCACCGATCATCAACAGTGCGACGCTGGGAGCGGTAAAAGTCGGCGATTCGGATCTGCTGGTTGAAATGACCGGTACCGATATGCCGTCGCTGCTTTTGGCGACGAACATCGTGGCGTGCGATTTTGCAGACGCCGGCTATACGATATTACCGTGCAAAGTGGAGCATCCCTACGATACCGGCTTCGGCAAAACGATTGTGGCGCCGTATTATTTTCAGGAACCGGCGCACGCGACGCTGCACGCGATCAATAAAGTGCTGGGCAGTTCGCTTTCCGCCGCCGAGGCGAAAAAAGCGCTGGAACGCATGGGAAACACGGTCAGCGTGGAAGCCGGCAGCGATGCGGTTCTGACGGTGCTGCCGCCGCCGTACCGCAACGACTTTCTGCACGAAGTGGACGTTATAGAAGACGTTATGATGGGTATGGAATTGTCGTACTTTGCACCCGAAAAACCGCGCGATTTTACGATCGGACGGTTGTCGCCGGTAACGCTGTTCAGCCGCAAAGCGAAGACGCTCATGGTGGGACTCGGTTATCAGGAAATGATTTTCAACTATTTGGGCTCGAAACGCGATTATATCGACCGGATGAATATCGACGGAAAAGACGTTATTGAAATCTCAAATCCGATGAGCGAAAATTATCAGTTCGTGCGCCCGTCGATTATCGCGTCCCTGCTGGGAGCCGAAGCCGGTTCCGGCAACGCGATTTATCCGCACAAGATTTTTGAAATAGGTAAAGTGGCGTTTTTGTGCGGCGAAGAAGTAACCGGCACCCGGACGCGCCAAAGTTTGGGCTTTGTAACCGCAGCCGGTGACGCGAACTTCAACACGGTGGCGAGCGAAGTGGCCACGTTGCTGCATTTTTTGGATCACGAATATTGCGTGGAAGAATCCGACGATCCGCGCTTTATTCCGGGCCGTCAGGCGCGTCTGCTGGTAAACGGCAGCGCGGTCGGCGTGTTCGGCGAAGTGCATCCGGCCGTTCTTGAAAACTGGGCGATTACCGTTCCGTGCGTTGCCGGCGAACTCGATATTGAAGCCTTGATGTAA
- a CDS encoding leucine-rich repeat domain-containing protein, which produces MEDFVLFAKSLTEKQRNEIENISLTNNKFLKSLQGIGGFSNLRGLYIYEGTLLETLDGIEEAPSIRRIICNIETLHDVSALENLPKLTYLSLMGTNITELPNLTNTYLTDLNIGKTKIYNISNLQIPDDLEGFGYAFMNVNSLYEVQDIFDYTTGLALYYNNITEIPDDLDFKKVERVYLANNPVAEPYNAEDIRFIKKNGVTFMFGSPASEQ; this is translated from the coding sequence ATGGAAGACTTTGTTTTGTTTGCAAAAAGTTTAACAGAAAAGCAAAGAAATGAAATAGAAAATATATCACTTACAAATAATAAATTTTTAAAATCGTTGCAAGGTATTGGAGGTTTTTCAAATCTCAGAGGTCTTTATATTTATGAAGGAACTTTATTAGAAACTCTTGATGGAATTGAAGAGGCTCCTTCAATAAGACGTATTATATGTAATATTGAAACTTTACATGATGTATCAGCATTAGAAAACTTGCCAAAATTAACTTATTTATCACTTATGGGAACGAATATTACAGAATTACCAAATTTAACTAATACATATTTAACTGATTTAAATATTGGAAAAACTAAGATTTATAATATTTCAAATTTACAAATACCTGATGATTTGGAAGGTTTTGGATACGCATTTATGAATGTAAATAGTTTGTATGAAGTTCAAGATATATTTGATTATACAACAGGTTTAGCTCTTTATTACAATAATATAACCGAGATTCCAGATGATTTAGATTTTAAAAAGGTTGAACGCGTATACTTAGCAAATAATCCGGTTGCAGAACCATATAATGCTGAAGATATTCGGTTTATTAAGAAGAATGGCGTTACTTTTATGTTTGGTAGTCCTGCAAGTGAGCAATAG
- a CDS encoding DUF3795 domain-containing protein — MIESRCGIRCSECGYKEQVRCAGCTAIRKPFWGESCPVKTCCERKQLAYCGECAEFPCAQLNSFAYDAEQGDGGKRIEQCRIWKNT, encoded by the coding sequence ATGATAGAATCAAGATGCGGTATCCGTTGCAGTGAATGCGGATATAAGGAGCAAGTCCGCTGCGCAGGGTGCACGGCAATACGCAAGCCGTTCTGGGGCGAATCGTGCCCGGTAAAAACCTGCTGTGAACGAAAGCAGTTGGCGTACTGCGGAGAATGCGCCGAATTTCCGTGCGCACAATTGAACAGTTTCGCGTACGATGCGGAACAGGGCGACGGCGGCAAACGGATCGAACAATGTCGGATATGGAAAAACACATGA
- a CDS encoding GyrI-like domain-containing protein, with product MEKHMSGKKGTSGMKIYEPDDSLKTLYTSTKRKPFFVTVPRMNCIAFKGAGHPFQLACKTLFTLSYELKFGIARKTLDTDYAVSPMEVSWYLDKSTPQIAFSWTMMIVQPPFITAEHVRRAKMIAAEKGKRIDESRAEFSVIEGGRCVQAFHRGDYNRMNETLGTMIAFAQAHGLRHERYTHDVYLNDSRKTRTENLKTIMRLGVTGDCNRQTGGFCPREHEFA from the coding sequence ATGGAAAAACACATGAGCGGTAAAAAAGGAACCTCCGGTATGAAAATATACGAACCCGACGACAGTCTGAAAACACTGTACACCAGTACCAAACGGAAACCGTTTTTCGTAACCGTTCCTCGAATGAATTGCATCGCTTTCAAGGGAGCCGGACATCCGTTTCAACTCGCCTGTAAAACGCTGTTCACCCTTTCGTACGAACTCAAATTCGGGATAGCCCGGAAAACGCTGGATACCGATTACGCCGTCAGTCCGATGGAAGTAAGCTGGTATCTGGACAAAAGTACGCCGCAGATTGCGTTTTCGTGGACTATGATGATCGTACAGCCGCCGTTCATCACGGCGGAACACGTACGGCGGGCAAAAATGATCGCGGCCGAAAAAGGAAAACGGATAGACGAATCGCGTGCGGAGTTTTCGGTAATCGAAGGCGGACGCTGCGTTCAGGCTTTTCATCGCGGCGACTACAACCGGATGAACGAAACCCTCGGCACGATGATTGCATTCGCGCAGGCACACGGACTGCGGCACGAGCGGTATACGCACGACGTATATTTGAACGATTCGCGCAAAACGCGGACCGAAAATCTTAAAACGATCATGAGACTCGGCGTAACCGGCGACTGCAATCGGCAAACCGGCGGCTTTTGTCCACGCGAGCACGAATTTGCTTAG
- a CDS encoding GyrI-like domain-containing protein, with protein sequence MAFDFKKEYKEFYLPPRKPTLVEIPSMNYVAVRGTGDPNDPAGEYPEAISLLYGIAFTLKMSYKGPRKMDGYFEYVVPPLEGFWWQDGIAGVDYAHKASFNWISVIRLPDFVTQDDFDWACGEASAKKKKDFSKAYFFTYEEGTCVQCMHVGPYDAEPETVAAMTRFAAENGYVTDITDCRFHHEIYLSDPRKCSPETRKTVVRHPVKKR encoded by the coding sequence ATGGCATTCGATTTCAAGAAAGAGTACAAAGAATTTTATTTACCGCCGCGAAAACCGACGCTCGTCGAAATTCCGTCCATGAATTACGTTGCGGTGCGCGGTACCGGAGACCCGAACGATCCGGCGGGCGAATATCCTGAAGCGATCTCGCTGCTGTACGGCATCGCGTTTACCCTCAAAATGAGTTACAAGGGGCCCCGGAAAATGGACGGTTATTTTGAATACGTCGTCCCGCCGCTGGAAGGATTTTGGTGGCAGGACGGAATTGCCGGCGTAGATTACGCGCATAAAGCGTCGTTCAACTGGATTTCGGTAATCCGTCTGCCGGACTTCGTCACACAGGACGATTTCGACTGGGCGTGCGGCGAAGCTTCGGCAAAAAAGAAAAAGGATTTTTCAAAGGCGTATTTTTTTACCTATGAAGAAGGTACGTGCGTACAATGTATGCATGTCGGGCCGTACGACGCGGAACCGGAAACGGTCGCCGCAATGACGCGATTCGCCGCGGAAAACGGATACGTCACCGATATTACCGACTGCCGGTTTCACCACGAAATATACCTGTCCGACCCCCGAAAATGTTCGCCGGAAACACGGAAAACGGTCGTCAGGCATCCGGTAAAAAAACGCTGA